The genomic DNA GCGAAAATGGGCATCTTCACGCAAGCCGACGGCAAGGTGCACTTCGGCAACAGCCTGCCACCGGCGTTTCGCCAAGCCTTGGCGCAATTGGGATGAAGGAGCCGCCCGTGCACACAGAGCCTGTTGAAACCGCGCCTGAAAACCCGTGGCTGGAACTGCGGCGGCTGACCCCGGCGCGCATCGCCCTGGGCCGCACCGGCACCAGTATTCCCACCCGTGCACAGCTGGATTTCCAGTTCGCCCACGCCCAGGCGCGCGACGCGGTGCACCTACCCTTCGACCACGCCGGCCTGAGTAGCCAGATGGCCGAACGCGGGCGTGAAAGCCTGCTGCTGCACAGCGCTGCCGTTGATCGCCATATGTATCTGCAACGCCCGGACCTGGGGCGGCGATTGAGCGACGAGTCCGCACAAAGCCTGCGCGACTACGCCGCCGCCCACCCCGGTGGTGTGGACCTGGCCGTGGTGGTGGCCGATGGTTTATCGGCGCTGGCCGTGCATAAACACACGCTGCCCTTTCTGACACGCATGGAAGAACAGACCCACGCCGAAGGGTGGTCATTGTCGCCTGTGATATTGGTGGAACAGGGCCGCGTGGCGGTGGCGGATGAAGTCGGCCAACTGCTGGGCGCGAAAATGGTGGTGATCCTCATCGGCGAACGGCCAGGGCTCAGTTCGCCGGACAGCCTGGGTCTGTATTTCACCTACAACCCCAGGGTCGGCCTCACTGACGCCTACCGCAACTGCATCTCCAACGTACGCCTGGAGGGCCTGAGCTACGGCATGGCCGCCCATCGCCTGCTTTACTTGATGAAGGAGGCGTGTCGCCGGCAGCTGTCGGGGGTCAATCTCAAGGACGAGGCGCAGGTTCAAACGATAGAGTCGGATGACCCTGACCTGATGAAGGGCAATTTCCTGCTCAGCTCACCGGATGACTGATGGCTGCACGATTGCGCTTTTTCGCGACGTTAGGCAGCATCGAGTCACGGCCGCTTGTGTGGTCATCCCCCCTTTGGAAGTTGAGGCCTGGCATGCGGATTACTCAAGCGACCCTGGAACACCTGGACCTGTTGACCCCGCTGTTCGTCAAATACCGCGAGTTTTACGGGGCCTTGCCGTTCCCGGATTCGTCGCGCGATTTTCTGGAAAAGCGCCTGCGACGCAAGGAATCGGTGATCTATCTGGCCTTGGCGGATGACGATGACAAGAAACTGCTGGGGTTTTGCCAGCTGTATCCGAGCTTTTCTTCCTTATCGCTCAAACGCGTGTGGATCCTCAACGATATCTATGTGGCCGAAGATGCGCGCCGGCAACTGGTGGCGGACAACCTGATGCGTACAGCCAAGAAGATGGCCAAGGAAACCCAGGCCGTGCGGCTGCGGGTCTCGACCAGCAGTGACAACGAAGTGGCGCAGAAGACGTATGAGTCGATCGGGTTCCGCGAGGACACGGAGTTCAAGAACTACGTGCTGCCCATCAGCGAAGACTGACCTCCAGACACCCTGAACCTCCTATGGGAACTGGCTTGACTGCGATGGCGGTGTATCAGGAAGTGTTGCATTGGCTGACAAACCGCCATCGCAGGCAAGCCAGCTCCCACATTTGATCGGTGTTGCTTCATCCAATCCGCGACATCCCCCGCTACAAAACCAACACGCTTTTCACGACTCAACCCGTATAATGCGGACCTTTCAGTCTTGTAAGAAATTCGGCATACACTTGTAGCCTTATTACCCGACGCCCCCGCACAGGCCTGCTGAGCCGGGCCATTCACACAGGTGCCTTTCATGGATTTCAACCCGCTCGACCTTATCCTGCATCTCGACGTGTACCTCGACATGCTGGTGAGAAACTACGGAGTGTGGATTTACGCCATTCTGTTCCTGGTCATTTTTTGCGAAACCGGGCTGGTGGTCATGCCTTTCCTGCCGGGTGATTCCCTGTTGTTCATCGCGGGCGCCATTGCCGCCGG from Pseudomonas tolaasii NCPPB 2192 includes the following:
- the eutC gene encoding ethanolamine ammonia-lyase subunit EutC: MKEPPVHTEPVETAPENPWLELRRLTPARIALGRTGTSIPTRAQLDFQFAHAQARDAVHLPFDHAGLSSQMAERGRESLLLHSAAVDRHMYLQRPDLGRRLSDESAQSLRDYAAAHPGGVDLAVVVADGLSALAVHKHTLPFLTRMEEQTHAEGWSLSPVILVEQGRVAVADEVGQLLGAKMVVILIGERPGLSSPDSLGLYFTYNPRVGLTDAYRNCISNVRLEGLSYGMAAHRLLYLMKEACRRQLSGVNLKDEAQVQTIESDDPDLMKGNFLLSSPDD
- a CDS encoding GNAT family N-acetyltransferase; protein product: MRITQATLEHLDLLTPLFVKYREFYGALPFPDSSRDFLEKRLRRKESVIYLALADDDDKKLLGFCQLYPSFSSLSLKRVWILNDIYVAEDARRQLVADNLMRTAKKMAKETQAVRLRVSTSSDNEVAQKTYESIGFREDTEFKNYVLPISED